The Hemicordylus capensis ecotype Gifberg chromosome 6, rHemCap1.1.pri, whole genome shotgun sequence genome window below encodes:
- the GNB2 gene encoding guanine nucleotide-binding protein G(I)/G(S)/G(T) subunit beta-2 — protein MSELEQLRQEAEQLRNQIRDARKACGDSTLTQITAGLDPVGRIQMRTRRTLRGHLAKIYAMHWGTDSRLLVSASQDGKLIIWDSYTTNKVHAIPLRSSWVMTCAYAPSGNYVACGGLDNICSIYSLKTREGNVRVSRELPGHTGYLSCCRFLNDNQIITSSGDTTCALWDIETGQQTTTFTGHSGDVMSLSLSPDMRTFVSGACDASIKLWDIRDSMCRQTFTGHESDINAVCFFPNGNAFTTGSDDATCRLFDLRADQELMMYSHDNIICGITSVAFSRSGRLLLAGYDDFNCNIWDSMKGDRAGVLAGHDNRVSCLGVTEDGMAVATGSWDSFLKVWN, from the exons ATGAGTGAGCTGGAGCAACTGAGACAGGAGGCGGAGCAGCTGCGGAACCAGATCAGG GACGCGAGGAAAGCATGCGGCGATTCAACATTGACCCAG ATCACAGCTGGCCTCGATCCGGTTGGCCGGATCCAGATGCGGACGAGGCGCACACTAAGGGGCCACCTGGCCAAGATCTATGCCATGCACTGGGGGACGGACTCCAG GCTGCTGGTTAGTGCCTCCCAAGATGGGAAGCTGATCATCTGGGACAGCTACACCACCAACAAG GTCCACGCGATCCCTCTGAGGTCGTCCTGGGTGATGACCTGTGCCTACGCTCCGTCTGGGAATTACGTGGCTTGTGGAGGCCTCGACAACATCTGCTCCATCTATAGCCTCAAAACCCGGGAGGGGAACGTTCGGGTGAGCCGGGAGCTCCCAGGACACACGG GCTACCTCTCCTGCTGCCGGTTCCTTAACGACAACCAGATCATCACTAGCTCTGGAGACACAACCTG tGCCCTGTGGGACATAGAAACAGGCCAGCAGACCACCACGTTCACGGGCCACAGTGGCGACGTCAtgtccctgtccctgtccccCGACATGCGGACCTTCGTCTCGGGTGCCTGCGATGCCTCCATCAAGCTGTGGGACATCCGAGACAGCATGTGCCGGCAGACGTTCACGGGGCACGAGTCCGACATCAACGCTGTCTGT TTCTTCCCCAATGGGAATGCGTTCACCACGGGCTCGGACGATGCCACCTGCCGCCTCTTTGACCTGCGGGCCGACCAGGAGCTCATGATGTATTCGCACGACAACATCATCTGCGGCATCACCTCGGTGGCCTTCTCCCGGAGCGGCCGCCTCCTCCTGGCCGGCTACGATGACTTCAACTGCAACATCTGGGACTCTATGAAAGGCGACCGTGCAG GGGTCCTCGCTGGCCACGACAACCGCGTCAGCTGCTTGGGCGTGACAGAGGACGGCATGGCTGTAGCTACCGGCTCCTGGGACAGCTTCTTGAAAGTCTGGAACTGA